From Alligator mississippiensis isolate rAllMis1 chromosome 1, rAllMis1, whole genome shotgun sequence:
taggcattttatgGCTTGCCCCATTCCATTTGAGCAGATAGTTCGGTATCTGTATCTCCATTATTTTAAGACTATAAAACGACtcggcaaaaagaaaaaaatgactgtAGTTTGCTTATGTGGCTTTTAGTCTGCTGCCCTTTTCAAAGTAGTGAATAATGAGGTCATTGTAGGGTTTTTACAGACAAAAAGCAAAACAGTGTAGTAGACATCATTAAAATGAACGCAGAGTCTTGGGGAACTCGCTCTAAATGTTGCTTCAGTAGAAACTCCACAGTGGAAACACACTAGATAAACCTGCTCAATCCAGGTCTTTTATTGTGAGGGAGGGGTTGTTTGCAGAGAATCACAGGAACTTATATTCATCCATTCAAAGACATGCAGTGTTAAGAAATAAGATGTTTGTACTATCATAGCCAGGAATAAGCTAAACATAAAAGCCAGCAAAGATGCCtcagctttaaaaacaaaagtacCTTTCAGCTTTACAAACAAAATCAGTACCTCTCAAAGTAACTGCATCTCACATACATTTTCATGTAACTGATCCCAAAGAggatgaaaatattaaagaaaacatTGCAAAGGAGAGTATTGAGCAGTCTCTGCATATCTATGGAGACCTCCTCCTCACATAAACTACTGCCAAGCCATGTCAAATTTGTTGTATCCTGTTGTTGAAAAGAAAATGTGCAAATATATGTTATGGAACTGAAGTGTGCAAATGTATTACCCCACCATTAGACCGTTTGTGCAATTCAACAGATCTCAAAGTAGGGGTGATGACCACAAGTGAATTCATAAACTCCTTGTTCCCCAACTCTGCAATTAACAGAATGTGGGGACTGACAGCTGCTCCCTGATAACTGTGTTTATGCCTACAATTACTGCAAGGTAAGGGATAGCTAAACCCAGGATAACCCAGCTCTGTTTAATTCAGGGGTAAGTGGCCTGGTTTAGCTTTCACTATGGGGAAGAGCAGACAGGGACAGTTTAACTGCATCTCAACTGTTCCACTCTGGGTCTCCGCTCCCCCTTAATTATAGGCACGTGAACAGCTACCACTCTGTAGGGTCATAGAAAATTATAGAACTGTAAGTGGGGTCACAACCAGGAAAAATCTGGGAACTGCTGCTGTACAGACTTACCATAATTCACTATTACAGGCAGGCTAAGTTGCAGTTATATGGATGACCTTAATTCTAACATTTCCTAAGTTTCAAGTGCTTAACTTCATAGGCCAAATGCATATCTTTAAAGCATTTTTTGGTAAACAATTTCCAATATGTGCAAATGGAACAACCCCGCCTATCACTCTTCCTCAGTCACGTTTAAATTTCAAGCATTCTGCACAACCTGCATTAGAAGACTAACCACATATGCTAGCAGCATGAGAAAGCTTGGACATGGAAAAGGCTTCAGTGCCCTGCTAGATCCATGCACTGGGACTGGGAGACCATCATGCAAGGCAGGGAGTCTTAGGCCAGTGTCAAACTTACCCTGGACAGGGCTCCTTGTGGGTTAGAGCTGCATGAAGCAGTGGCAGTTGCAAGGGTTGACAAAGCGATCACTTACCAAACCCCTTTCTGTTCCCCCCCAAACAATACATGTCACAAATGAGACTCCATACTTCAGACTTCACCAGGAGGCCCCACTCCAGCTTTTCCTACCCCCAAATTCCCAGCCTCTCCCGCAGCCCCACAGGCCACCACAacacagctgtgggccagatccatcctgcAAGCTTTAATTTAACACCATTTACTTATTTCATGGGTGGATGGTTGGAAGCAACACAAGTTGGCTTTCTCCCTCATACCTAGAAAGTGGTAGGCACTCCTTGTCtcttccctttctgcctcccagAAACATTAAGAGAaaggaggtgggtgggaaggagCCCAGCTGTCTGTATTTGGGATCCTCAGTGCTGGACAAGGTGCCATAACTTCTTCTCAAATTGCAACACCAACTCAACTTCACATTAGAAAGCTTGTGTTCAGTTATTTTGGCAAAACGCCAACATTTTTTGCTGACAgtgcatgcaggggagggggggggggatgatttTCAAGGGTTTGCATCTTAGCCAAACCAAAAAGGAATTTTTTGGGACCAAAAAGTGACTCTTCGCCCCAGTTAATTACAGGTAGTGGAGGTGTTACAGCTTCTCAGAAAAGATTAAATATCCAAATAACTGCTGGCTACCAGCTCTCCCTAATAACAAAGACTTGCTTAAAAAGAAAGCTGACAAGGTtttaggggtttgtttttttactgggAGCAGGACCTAGAGACTACCTCTATAAAATGTGGTAAAATGAAaagaatatataaaaaaattCCCTCCCTGTTGTGCATTCTTATGTAGGAAATAGTTAACTTTTAAGATTCATGAAGCAAGGATGAGTACCAGTTCATTTATGTGAATGTAAAGAATCTTACTGGCTTCAGCAGGCATAGGATCAAATCAACACATTTTCAGGGAAGAAATCATCATCAGATCCAGTGCAACCTCTTCACCTAGTAGTGCTCCAGTTAATGTATGAACTATAAAGTCACCTAACAGATCAAATCCTGATTTCATATTATAATACTGCCTCTCAACTATTGACAAGCCATTCCAATGGCTAATTATTCTCATTTAGAAATATACACCTTGATTCCAATACTTATTTTTTGTTACTGTTTTAACTTCGAGACATTAAATTTACCCTAGGTAAACTGTAGTGGCTATAAAATCAGTATCAGAAGTATAATTTCCCACATCCCAGAGACTGAGAAACTGTGGCTGCTCCATCTCCCAGCCACGGGGGTGCGTGAGTCGTGCCCATGGCTGGGAACCTCttagctgagggggctcccagccacaggagcctgctacttgctggtgcagaagGAACCCAGGATCATGCTCCTTCTGCACTAACAATAAGGCGAAAGGGGACCCAATGCTGGATCCCACTATCATGCTTCTTGCCATGCACACGCCTTTACTTGCACATGTAGTGGGGCTCTAAGATTAAGATTTTCCATGAAACTTGTATATATTTATTGTAAACTAcatatatgaaatgtataaaatAGGCAACTGGAGAAGCCAACAGCAAAAATATGAATTCAGGTCACAGGTACAAAATCAAAGGCAGAAAAAGGTTCTATTCAAGCTAAGTAAATATCTGCTTAgaggtgggagaaaaaaaaacccagcaaggaGAAGCATCTCTAGTGAATTATTACAATATAACACTTGCAGAGTGATAGCTCTTTGTTTATCTCAATTCTAAACTAGTTGCTGTATTAACAGCATATTAAACCTAAATCCCAACTAATTAGTATGCTGCAATAAACTGAAAATTTACACCCTCATCAAGGGCAATTAATAGACAAAATACAGCAGGGACTACTGAGATAAAACCACACAAAATAACACAACTAGAAAACCACAAAATATACAATTCAGATTCAGTGGGCTTCCTACACAAAATAAAATTAGCCATGTTGAAAGCAAGCTAAGCCATAGTATATTCAAAGTAATTTTTCTTCCCTATTACATGACTCAAACAGTTTAAAAGGTTACATTGTATTGACAGTACTCTTACAATAATTGGTTATAACCAAATGAAACTTGCAACACATTCTCAACTAGGATCTTGAATTAATAGTCAAGGAGAACATATCGTTAATGTATCAAATTTATGTTGACCCTAACATATACTTTAAAAGTCACTGGTAGAACAATATATCACTGACTCTTAAACCAattttttataaacattttaactCTAACTACTTAATATTTaagctgtgtgtgtgcgtgtgtgtgtgtgtgtgtgagagagagattattTCATATTTAGTATAAAATGATTTGTGCTAACTACACATTTGTAAACTTAAGATGCTCAATGCACATTTTAACGTATGATTTAAAATTAGTGTTTTTGGTCAGATTTGATTGTTAAGATGTAAAACATTAATTGAACAGGTTTGGCCAGCAAAATTTATGACAATCAAAAAgtaaatttctttaaaaagttgGCTAAAATACAGAGGGAAATTCAGAAGTGAAATAAAAACAATGAAATTACATATTACACACATCTGCTGCGACTCAACATTCCTATAGCTCTActcatttgaaaaacaaatgtCAGATTTGCACTGGTTCATTTACTACAGTTCATTACCATCATTTTCTTAAGATACTTTAAGATTCTTAAAAACATGGTACAGCAATACCaactgcagtgctgaagcactttGCTACAGGAGATGAGTCACAGACACAGGCTTACAAAGGACAGATTTAAGAAATCTcaagttctctctctcaaaataatATGACAATAAATAATTGTACTCCTGaagtatattttttgttttgaatatagaaagtgcatatatattttttaaaagtccacTTAAATAAAAAGGCATGTTTCATTCTCAAGACATCTTCCCTGTACAAACTGTTCTAAAATTTCCCATCTAGTATTTCTTACATCTAGTAAGCAAGGCAACAATTAATGCCCaaacaactaaaaaaaacccaaaaccctcaAAATGTAAAATCAGTCAGTATTTATTTCAACTTTAAGTAAACAAGCACaattccaaaatattttcattgaaaGCAACTGTAGTTTACAAAAGTGCATATTACATAAGACTTTACAGTACTGGTCAGCGGGTAGATGTCCATTTTATGTATAGATATTATTATGAATTTCATTGGTTGCCAGTAATTTCTTCAACATCTCTGTGCTTTCAGGAACATCCTAATAAAATAAAGAAGCAGTCACTAacaatattaagaaaaaaaaaaatcactctttaCCTCCTATTCAAAACTTTACTCCTGTGAACAGCGAAGTGATTAAAATATTAACTATATGTAAAAGTCAGACATTAAAAAATAAGATACAGAGAGTGCTGGTGAACACACCAAAAGAGAATACAGTTTAATCGTACACTGGGACTTGTTAACTTGTATTCCCTTCCTCATATAGTTATCCCCACCCCTCAGAGGAAGAGACTACCTTTATTTCCCTCCAAAATTTAAACATGGCCAATTTAGCAGCCTATtggatcctttaaaaaaaaaaatcaataggcaCTGTCTGAAAGCTGAAATTTACAATTCCTACAATTACAGCTGAAATACACAGACACTCCTACTGGTTGCTATTTCCATTTAAACGGAAGTCCAATTAGCAAAAGCAGAGAAAGTGTTTTTGAGTAGCTACAGTTCATTAAAATCATTTTAGAAAGGAAAACATTTAACTTTTCTTTTGCTGGCTACTGAGtaactagacctcaagccataGCACTGGGTTTAGTACTGCATCTGCAGGAGTTGGGTTTCAATGTACAAAACTTTATGATTCGATATGCCCCCAAATCTGTATTTTTATAAAGCTGATACAGCTTAGAAAATAGTTCCAAAACAGGATATGTATGGACTAGGTCAGTCCCCAGAAAACATATAACTGATAGAATGGCATCATCCTGACTATGGATGTATAGGGGTAAGACACTTATATGGGATCAGTAGACACATAACAGTGCTTATAGGCTTTTAAATGAGAGACTTCTATAAGAAGCTGAAGTAATAACAGACATTTGAAAGCATCTCCTGAAATACTGGACCACTTATGTTAAGTTTTAGATTCACTGATGCTTAGGGGTTGATCACAGATGGAAACAGTTTAAACcattcagtactccaactgctaaTACTTTGCTTAAGAAAAGTCCATTAATCCAAATTTGTGCCTCTGTCTCTCTGCAAATTTCCCTACATCTCACTTAACCTTAACAACCGAAAACCTCAAACACTCTAATATTAAAAAATCTATGTATCAATTAATCTTTAAAAACAAGCTTTACCTTGACTAAACTCGCCATGATCTTAGAAGAAAGTACAGGCTTGAATGTTTCGATTGTAACGGTATCCAATTTGATGACATCAGTATAGCACTGATACAGTACTGCAGGAATCTGCCATACTTGACAGTAACTCAGAACTAGATAAAGACCAAGAGAAAAGACAAGTTACATCAAAGAGCGTAACATCTCTCGGCtcagtaaaataaaatgtgaTTGTGCTCAAACTCAGCATTCTAAACATAAAGAAGTTGTTCAAACCTTCTCTGTGTATAAACTACTGAATTTCAAATGTTATTACATGTTCTCACAACATTCTCTTGGTATCTGAGAACCTAAATTATAAAAAGGACTTATAAAAATGAGCTAGAGTTAGTATTTATTGCTGGGCAATGTTAATGAGGAAGTACCAATGGGCAGTATGAGACTTTGCTTAAAATCTACTTTACTTTCTTCTGTTGATACAAAACACCCCATACTATCAAGAACTTTTGTAGTAAATAATGTTTTCCTCCTAAATCAGTAGGCTGTCAGCATCCTTCAGCCAACAatttttataattatttacaTTTACTATCCTTGATGAGAATCTGAGTAGGTCTAATAGTTTTCACTATGAAAATGATTTTTTCATGTCTGATTAAGAAATAAATTATTAACAGGTTGGATCAATGAATCAATCAATCACTGTACATTATCCAATATGAGGAACTGTTCCAATACCACAACAGATATTTAGCCACTTCAGTGATAGGGCATTCAAAATATCTTGAGTTAACAGGAAATTATACAGCTAAAGTCAGAGAATACAATAAGTGGCATAATGTTACTTTGTATATGATAAGCTCTGAATTATGTAAAAAGCCTTTGTTAAACTGTCTGCTTTACTAGTAGCTTTGTAAAATGCCAAAATATTATGAATTATTTTGGGGGAGTTTATGTTCCTGCCCCATTCActacattttggaaaaaaattgaaaattagGATTAATCATTTAAATGCTGTTATTCAAAATTAATGTATTCAACAACCTAGTTTGTAGCAGAATGCAAGGAtgtttttgcaaaagaaatggttgaatataaaaataaaactaaagttCCAATGTACCAGCAGCAGGAAGGTCCTGTACAATGTTTGGCTGCTCCAGCAATGGACAACAGATTGTGTCTTTGAATTCTTTGGTCTTTAAAGCTTtcagaaaaggagaaggaagtGTTAAAGTGGATTCTGGAGTTTTATAATTAGTTACAGGACATGTTGAAAGAATGATCACTTGTAAGTCCTTCTTCTGTATGTAGCCAAAAACCTGGAATAAAAACACTAAGATaaacttttgtttttcttgggaTTACATATAATGGAATTCAATTACACAAGATagggtttaattttgtttttatagcTAAAAGCAGTTTAATTTAGATTTGCAGAGTTAAGTGTGATTTCTACCACTCAACAGGATTTCCTGTGCTCAAACCTAGGAtcaaaacaaagaataaaaaatgaGAGGAGGTAACAGATATAACACATGTATTAAATTTATTGATTTTCTCTGTAGATTTACCCTGTATATCAGATTTTGGTTCTGTCTAAAGATCTGTGGAGAACTGAACAGTTTATTTTTTCTAATGCTAGGAGCAGAAAGGGAAAGGACTCCATATGAAGCCGCAAGATTACATaaactaacaaacaaacaaacaatcttcTTATAATGCTTTCCACTACTTATTCCCACATTATACCTTTTCTTCATTTCATCctatttaaaactgaaatttgCCCAGAACTTTTTAGGgcaatcttgattttttttttcagactgttCCTTGAGTTGAACAAATACTGCTGCGTAAGAAAAAGAAGTTCTGGATCCCAAACTTCCTCTCATATAGTCTTTGGATGTTACTACTTGTTAGTTTAAGATATCagaaatgctttctttttttttcattgtaattTTCATCCTCGTTTTTATAAATAAGCAGTCTATGACAGCAAAAGTGCACACATTTTCTTTACATCATAATACAACAAGGCTAATGCACTGGtgataaggtgtgatgggatctgatgggCAATCCCACAActgtgcctcctgccctgcacctgtAGAGAAGCCCTGAGAATGATATAACCTATTTATGCAAATAATTTGCATGGTGTTCCAATTCCGTAGGGCTTCTAAACAACCCCCTCAACATTAAATGTTTaattctccagctcctggagtcaagcGATCACAGAAGAATTTCAGCTTTTATTTGAAAAGCAGCTAACTGTCAACATTGCGAAAATGAAAAAGGTAAATTAAAAATCTCCTTCAGAATTGGGCCTGGCAATAACGcaagctgctccagcagcagtctaAACAACAGCAGAATGGGAAAGTGCACAATAATGGCACAGATGGACCATACATGCTCAGAAAGATCCTTGTTTTAAAAATTTCACCAACATTAAAGAAACAGAGCACAAGCTCCTTAATAAGGACTTTGTTCATGCCAAGTTCCAAATTAGTTATTTTTGGTAGCTGTGGTGCTGTTCAAATGcaattagattttatttttattaaggaaGGAAAGTATTTTTCCACTCCTTAGAACTCAAAAGTAGTTGAAACAATTCACCTCTGGGCTAAAACCAGTAATAGGAAATTTAAGCCCAAacggcatttttttttaaagatataagtGTAAGAAAACACACACTCTAATGGAAACTGTTTTACCAAGTTAATGACAGCGAGCATACCAAGTGACAGCTATTATAGGATTTCATGCAACTTCCAGATAGGAAATCTGGAAAATGTTTAGTTTTTTGGgtattgtttggggttttttttaaaccaacagaGAAAAGGAAACCATATAAAAATAACTGGGCATTATAAAGAGTGTGGCTTATAAAGAAACTTTTTTCAAGATATGGTTAACTTGCACTGATCTCAATCTTACCTTTTCAAGCCACTGAAATTGTTGATCCTCAGCCACACAACAATTGCACTGGCACAATAAAACCTGAAAGAACAGAGTTGTATACAGGCATTTTTACATAAAAACAGGAATAACTATTTGTCTCATAGCATTCTCATTAGCTTGCTATCTATTCTAAGTGTGGGAACTAGGTATGGGGGGTTACCTTGAATTCCAtaagtttgttttgttgttttttttactttggtaAGGTGGAATATTATCTATGTTGAATTTCCAGAAATTCAGCTCATCTCAGCACCAACTCACATGAtctgttaaaccagtttatgaagtGGTTAGCCAAAAGCACTGCAacctatatttttttctgaaaagggacttgctcttcccttcccctcatcaCTGACTCTCAGATACGgaccaagcttttttttttccccaaaatgacTAAAGTTACTTACCGTAGGATCTGATAGTAATCGGTAGAATAAACAGAAGGAATCTGTTGGAAGGACATTTGTTGCATCCAATGTCCTGCACCACTCATTCCACAAACTGACAGCTCCAACTACTTCCCAACGTACAGAATCCAGAATAAAGGAGGACAGGAAAGCTGCAAATATCAATATTACTTTATATAGTAAAAGCCTGCAATACATTCCAATTAATCatgggggttttttattttatcctaTGATTGACAAGTACAGCCAagatctttctcctcctctgtcaGGCTGACAGAAGATCAATACGATACAGCTGTGAAAAAGGTTGGAAAAAGTTAATGATTTCtagcagaaacagaaaaaggTTAATACCATTATATGTGGCACTGACAAAATCTCACCTCAAACAAAAGTAAAAATCTAGTCATTCATTCATTCCAAAAGAAAGGGGTCCAAAAGAGACTCCTAGGATGATCAGGGGAATAGACATTTTATGTTATGAGAAGTGACTAATGAGCTTgggcaaagcaaaaaaaaaaaggctaagagAAATCTAAAAGCTGTCAATAAATACACTAGTGGTAAACATCAAAGATACAAGAGAATTAAAGGGCAACATTagcccaagaacaaatgggtataaaatagTCATAAATAGAACgtatagaggtgcactgatatatcggtgccaTATCaaatcagcaccgataaaaggaaaattaatataattggccatcagctttttttggccagtgtaaccagtgataatgtcactgataaatataatatgccttctggctggggcccccaGATGCTGAGTGCAGTcgcagcatgcacgtggccaggaatgcaaccaggcagtgtggagagcagcaccctcCAGGTACGTTTGTGGAGAGGAAGGGTTGTGGAAGGGCATGCgggcagggggcagatcaaggcccccacggtgagggagggagtggggtaggggcagggggcactgcccTGCCAGAGCAGTGAATGGACCCAGAGccaggtgcaggacagagctgcaggtggctcatccagggggcaaggggagggagaggcactGCTGCATACACCCCCTGCGGGAGGCATAGGAGGACAAGTAccaccccagatttgtgcacagggcagaggtgggctgcccgctATGGGGTCGGAGCTCTCCACCCTTCTGCCTTTGCCTTGGGAGCCGTGCACTGGCcatgcatcccctgcccatctggcagcagtggtggcggtgagttgtgcctgccactgctcggcgggcagggggcacgcagccagcatgcagcttctggacCAAAGGAGGCAGGGTGAAGCCCGCAAtgagcagcccacatctgcccttgGCTCCCCGCTTGCCTTCTAAAAGcatcctgcacttaaaaatggtggtggcagcgcttgaactaaagttcatttgataagctttagttcaagcatccccgcaaccatttttaagtgctgggacaatGATTCCCTGGACGAACCAGcaatggctctgtcccactccctgccctggccccgggtTCCCATTCACTACCCTAGGtaggcagtgcccccagcctcagccccactccctccctcactttcgGAAGGCTTCAATCTGCCCCGCACTCCCCTatgccccatcccctccacaggcTTATCtacagggcactgctctccacactgcccagccacgatcctgtaaatcagttattggatcagtattggctaaTACGGCTGGTgaataatcagctattggtattggccaagaaaaccTTTAACAGTGTACCCCTATAAATTTACATGGCAAACCACAAGACATCTAACCAACACAGCACTGAAGTGCTGTGAGAAATGTGAAAAGTGAGGTGAAGAAAGCTAGGTAgttttaaactttatttaaagTCTATGAACTTGATTACATAATGTGGTTTTCTGAAAGGCTTCAGCAGTGTTTCAGAGGGCATGAGTTAGGTAGCATAATCCAACAAATGTGTCTTTAAACGCTGGTCACCACAAAGCTTAACAGGAGCAAGAAACCTCTTTCATCATCATCCTTGATCAGAATTTTAAACTGCCCACTCCTGTATACAGCTTAGGTCTAGGGCCCAATCCACCCAATGGGAAAATAGGCATTTTTTTGCTTTTCTACTGGCTCCTACTGGAGATTCAGATACATCAGAGAAGAAACACCTCCACTGTTTCACCTGCATTTTCATGGTTGCTATCAGAATGGGGTAGGCATATCTGTTGTTATTACACTGCTCTTCTCACACCTTTGCATTTCCCCCCTCAGAAAGCTTCAGCGACTGCCTTTGATCCTACTCAAACCTCAGAGGAACACAGAGAAACTGGCCCAAACCCTGAAGTCACCTTGCTGGTCAGACTCATGTTTTAAAGAAGTGTCAATGGGGGAGCCACAACGATTTGCAGTAGAGGTGAAAGTAAACAAAGGCCATCAATATGGCAAGGTGAAGGGCAGAGCACAGAAGTGAAGGGCACAGAAGTATTTATGCTGCCCGGCTAAAGCCCTTTCGTCGTGTCGGGTTACACTACAAAGGCTCTCGTCACCAACCTCAGGTTGAAAATTCTGTCCTTGCACTTCTCAACCTTGTTTTTGACCCAAGATCCCTTTGTTTGACTAAAGCTCTCCTTTGGAAAACGTCCACCCTGGGCTTCTGCTTAGGTTTTTTTGACTATAAAAAAGTCTTATCGCAGTTCGTCTGCAAGAAAGGGTTCAGAAAGTCCCTGGTTGAGGTGGTCCGGCTTTGTTGCTATGGATTTCTAGGTGAAAGTTCCTGTGaagcacatgcaggtgtttgcacactgcGTGGCCCCCTCAAAAGGATCTTGAGGTGCTTtggggtgctgcagctgcccgaCTGTGAAGGGAGAGCAGtgagacaagacttatgaggaaaggctgaaagaactcgGGTTATgtcagttggactagatgacctttggaggtcccttccagctcaacTTCTCTATGTctctatttagtctggagaagactgagcagggattggATACGTGTTCAAATACCTGAGGAACAACTACAGGTTCAAGCTGCAGCAGTGAAGatttagactggagattaggaggaacttcccgACTACAAGGGTCCGATTAAGAGGCTGGTCAAGCATCGGAACAGGCTACCTTGAGAAATCAGTCCCATCCTTGGGAGTTTTCAGGAGCAAGTTGAACAGACACATGGCAGGAAGGCACTGCGGCTTTCTACGCAAGACTAACATGGGTAACAACCATCTCTGCTCATCGGGTGAGCTTGCCGGGAGTGATCCTGCCTTGGGAAAGGTGCTGGACTAGCTGGGCGTGCTGATCcttctgctaggagcaaagctggtTAGAGGGTCTCagccctccactcagggtcagccccatgtggggtcaggaaggaactttCCTCCAGGATTGGATCGGTAGGGGCTGGGAAGGGCTCCGCCTTACTGTGTCACAGGGAGGATGTGGCCCTCTGCCAGGGACCCCTTAAGCATAT
This genomic window contains:
- the PSMG1 gene encoding proteasome assembly chaperone 1 — its product is MATFFGEVVTALSRAGVDEEEAEREETPEDLEIRRELEKKREVRVRWSPRPEPTPDAPLRCSRLVLSTGRNAVAFLSSFILDSVRWEVVGAVSLWNEWCRTLDATNVLPTDSFCLFYRLLSDPTVLLCQCNCCVAEDQQFQWLEKVFGYIQKKDLQVIILSTCPVTNYKTPESTLTLPSPFLKALKTKEFKDTICCPLLEQPNIVQDLPAAVLSYCQVWQIPAVLYQCYTDVIKLDTVTIETFKPVLSSKIMASLVKDVPESTEMLKKLLATNEIHNNIYT